A region from the Xenopus laevis strain J_2021 chromosome 4S, Xenopus_laevis_v10.1, whole genome shotgun sequence genome encodes:
- the sstr3.S gene encoding somatostatin receptor type 3, whose protein sequence is MTPTFPTTLLESSYNEFNATLNTNISFNQNGTSPGLLIPLVYLVVCAVGLWGNTLVIYLAWRSPAGQNSVTALYILNLAMADDLFMLGLPFLAAQNALSYWPFGSPACRIVMTLDAVNQFTSIFCLTVLSFDRYLAVVRPFQSVKWRKPKVAKFVNVTVWIVSFLVVLPVVFFSGVPGDTGTCHIAWPEPAHIWRTGFILYTAALGFFCPLLVICICHLLIVAQIRSSGKRVRVAPNRRQGPERKVTKMVALTVTAFVLCWFPFYALNIINLLWPLPESPKLYGLYSFVVALSYANSCLNPIIYALLARPFQRGLRRVLCRTSVRVAHGTLKGGEDEVHEEASRVNGISQEGRSVRTDGGEGNSMKAISQNQVQQEVSTAAQKSLPEDLGACEKESMLRISYL, encoded by the coding sequence ATGACACCAACCTTTCCAACTACCCTGCTTGAGAGCTCCTACAATGAGTTTAACGCAACCCTTAATACCAATATTTCATTTAATCAGAATGGAACCTCTCCTGGACTCCTAATTCCTCTTGTCTATCTGGTTGTATGTGCAGTAGGTTTATGGGGAAATACATTGGTTATATACTTGGCATGGCGCAGTCCTGCTGGCCAGAACTCAGTAACTGCCCTTTATATTCTTAATCTGGCAATGGCTGATGACCTTTTCATGTTGGGTCTTCCCTTTCTTGCAGCCCAGAATGCCCTATCCTACTGGCCCTTTGGTTCACCTGCGTGCCGCATAGTAATGACTCTAGATGCAGTTAACCAGTTTACCAGTATCTTTTGCCTGACAGTTCTAAGTTTTGATAGATATCTCGCTGTAGTGCGTCCATTTCAGTCTGTCAAGTGGAGAAAACCTAAGGTGGCAAAATTTGTCAATGTGACTGTGTGGATCGTATCATTTCTGGTTGTGCTCCCTGTTGTATTCTTTTCTGGTGTGCCAGGGGATACTGGGACTTGTCACATAGCATGGCCTGAGCCAGCACACATATGGAGAACTGGTTTTATTCTGTACACTGCTGCCCTTGGCTTCTTTTGCCCCCTACTTGTAATCTGCATTTGCCACTTACTGATAGTGGCCCAAATACGTTCTTCTGGAAAGCGTGTTAGAGTAGCTCCAAATCGCAGACAGGGGCCTGAAAGAAAGGTAACCAAGATGGTGGCTCTAACAGTCACTGCATTTGTCCTATGCTGGTTTCCCTTTTATGCACTGAACATTATCAATCTTTTGTGGCCCCTGCCAGAAAGTCCTAAGCTTTATGGGCTATATTCATTTGTGGTAGCCCTTTCTTATGCAAACAGCTGTCTCAATCCAATTATTTATGCTCTCCTCGCTCGACCTTTCCAGCGAGGCTTGAGAAGAGTCCTTTGCAGGACATCTGTCCGTGTTGCTCATGGAACATTAAAAGGAGGTGAAGATGAGGTACATGAAGAAGCTAGCAGGGTTAATGGTATATCTCAAGAAGGGAGAAGTGTCAGAACAGATGGAGGAGAAGGAAATAGCATGAAAGCTATAAGTCAGAATCAAGTCCAACAAGAAGTTAGTACAGCTGCACAAAAATCTCTACCAGAGGATCTGGGGGCCTGTGAAAAAGAAAGTATGCTAAGAATCAGTTACTTGTGA